The following coding sequences are from one Sander lucioperca isolate FBNREF2018 chromosome 2, SLUC_FBN_1.2, whole genome shotgun sequence window:
- the pggt1b gene encoding geranylgeranyl transferase type-1 subunit beta, with protein MAEEESQFEEFEQIDFLRDRHVRFFQRTLQVLPERYASLETTRLTIIFFALSGLDVLDALDVIDRNTMIEWIYSLQVLPTEDQVNLSRCGFRGSSHIGIPYSTKGPGVLHPYDSGHVAMTYTGLCSLLILGDDLSRVNKQACLAGLRALQLEDGSFYAVPEGSENDIRFIYCAASICYMLDDWSGMDIQKAIEYIRGSLSYDNGFGQGAGRESHGGWTYCAIASLCLMGRLEEALSQRELDRIRRWCIMRQQSGFQGRPNKPVDTCYSFWVGATLELLDVFQYTNFDKNRSFILSTQDRLVGGFAKWPDSHPDPLHAYLGLCGLSLIGEPSLRKVHPALNITQRAFQHVQQLQQTWRDSTGSCSRQH; from the exons ATGGCGGAAGAGGAGAGCCAATTTGAAGAATTTGAACAAATAGACTTTTTAAGAGATAGACATGTACGATTCTTCCAGAGAACACTTCAGGTGTTACCTGAGAGATATGCCTCGCTGGAAACAACCAG GTTAACGATCATATTTTTTGCCCTGTCTGGTCTCGATGTGCTGGATGCTCTGGATGTGATTGATAGGAACACCATGATTGAGTGGATCTATTCCCTACAGGTTCTACCCACAGAGGACC AAGTTAACCTTAGTCGTTGTGGGTTTCGAGGATCGTCACATATTGGAATTCCTTACAGCACTAAG GGGCCAGGTGTGCTCCATCCATATGACAGTGGCCATGTAGCCATGACCTACACTGGGCTGTGCTCACTGCTAATACTGGGAGACGACCTGAGCCGGGTTAACAAACAGGCCTGTCTGGCTGGTCTCAGAGCACTGCAGCTGGAGGACGGCAG tttctacgCAGTGCCAGAAGGAAGTGAAAATGATATACGGTTTATCTACTGTGCAGCCAGTATCTGTTACATGCTGGATGACTGGTCAGGCATGGATATCCAAAAGGCCATTGAGTACATAAGGGGAAGTTTG TCATACGACAATGGGTTTGGCCAGGGAGCTGGGCGAGAGTCACATG GTGGCTGGACGTACTGCGCCATAGCCTCTCTGTGTCTGATGGGTCGGCTGGAGGAGGCGCTGAGTCAGCGGGAGCTGGACAGGATCCGGCGCTGGTGTATCATGAGGCAGCAGAGCGGCTTCCAAGGGCGCCCCAACAAACCTGTAGACACATGCTACTCCTTTTGGGTGGGAGCTACGCTCGAG CTGTTAGATGTGTTCCAGTATACGAACTTTGACAAGAACAGGAGCTTCATCCTGTCCACGCAGGATCGGTTGGTAGGGGGATTCGCCAAGTGGCCGGACAGCCATCCAG ACCCTCTCCATGCCTACTTAGGGCTGTGTGGTTTGTCTCTGATCGGAGAGCCCAGTTTGAGGAAGGTCCACCCAGCTCTTAACATCACCCAGAGAGCCTTTCAGCATgtccagcagctgcagcagacaTGGAGGGACAGCACTGGCAGCTGTAGCAGACAGCATTGA